ACGGAACAGGCAAATCGCCTGCTTGGCGCGATAGTGACGTCACCAAAGGACCCGGACCCTTTTTGTCCGCCCCCGCCCCGAGAACCAGCACACCGACTTCCGAATCTTCGTTGATATAGTCCAACAATTCGTTGATCGGTTCACCTTCGCGGATGACCAGTTCGGGATCTACGTTTTGTTTGTCGCGCATCCATTTGGCGAAGACTTCGAAATGGACTTCGATCCGTTCGCGTGCTTCGGCCCGCATGATTTCACCAACCCCGATCCAGTGGTTGAATTCATCGGGTGGAATGATTGACAGAACAGTCACGCCGCCGCCGGTATTTGCGGCCCGCATCGCTGCAAACCGCATTGCATTCAGACATTCACGGCTGTCGTCGAGCACCACTAAGAATTTCCGCATTGATGCCTCCCTCATGCGCCTTTGGTCAGAGTGTGCCGTAACCAAACCGCGCTGGCAATCGGTATCAGGCGGTTGCCGCCCAGTCCCAATACATATCTCTAACTTGCCGTGTGATCGGCCCCTGCTGGTATTGCACGTCATCAAAGGCCGTCACGGGGGTGACTTTGGACATATTGCCCGAGATGAAAACTTCGTCTGCAGCGCGGAAATCGTCGAAAGTCAGGATCGTTTCATACACTTCCATGCCCGCGTCCCGCATATTAGACAGGTGCCGCGCCCGCGTAATGCCAGCTAGGAACGTTCCGTTAGGGATCGGCGTAAACGTGACCCCGTCGCGCACCATAAAGACGTTTGCCGTTGCTG
The Rhodobacteraceae bacterium S2214 genome window above contains:
- a CDS encoding universal stress protein; the protein is MRKFLVVLDDSRECLNAMRFAAMRAANTGGGVTVLSIIPPDEFNHWIGVGEIMRAEARERIEVHFEVFAKWMRDKQNVDPELVIREGEPINELLDYINEDSEVGVLVLGAGADKKGPGPLVTSLSRQAGDLPVPLTIVPGEMSKERLEAIT